Proteins from a genomic interval of Rosa chinensis cultivar Old Blush chromosome 2, RchiOBHm-V2, whole genome shotgun sequence:
- the LOC112186673 gene encoding zinc finger CCCH domain-containing protein 44 isoform X1, translated as MDLQQIQVYKPAIGEHAERQPRAAADGAAELRSVDQCESIRHLDDSQLLVGASEAVARKEVHMADVAVVKEGKSSVVGRKRRGRPPGGQGRPKTTPLRKKNDEEDVCFICFDGGSLVLCDRRGCPKAYHPSCIKRDEAFFKSKAKWNCGWHICSSCQKASHYMCYTCTYSLCKGCIKDADYQCVRGNKGFCGTCMRTIMLIENVQGNKEAAQVDFDDKSSWEYLFKVYWILLKGQLSLTLDELIKAKNPWKGAAAVVACKGGASGEVHIGHKTNDSGSLNSCLDLEAANSCGSHKKPRIGDGGTSLAEGTNWASKELLEFVAHMKNGDVSVLSQFDVQALLLEYIKKNNLRDPHRKCQIICDLRLRNLFGKECVGHFEMLKLLEYHYLIKESSASVKSIGAGVVNGVATEMEIDGNYDNQMMMCSDKKRKTRKRTDERVPPTNPDAYAAIDVHNINLIYLRRNLLENLLDDVDKFHERVVGSIVRIRISSSDQKHDTYRLVQVIGTNKVAEGYKIGTRTTDMKLEISNLDKKEVLPIDQISDQEFSQDECKRLHQSIICGLIKRFTVGEIQDKAMALRAFRVNDELAAEVLRLRHLRDRASEKGRRKELRELVEKLQLLDSPEERHRRLREIPEIHIDPKMDPSYVSEDNTGELDKKQGPYHSFHGKVKTRRSVFGRKGRESFSPRREGGISNNSGSKAQNNQVREALGINGLNTTANQANHSGLVRCGRNNESAVESNISSEVASENSSMSFSAVMKANLPVESFEMEKIWHYQDPAGKVQGPFAMVQLCKWGTTGFFPPDHRIWRINENQDDSILFTDALKGQYCKKPLLPQDSNIQSEGLKVALDGRNNVLDGGWNKSMNATPIDGRKVEESWNTKQHGQSLQNGGNTEVVRSNTPADAVNSNEKQTGIHNSGNTEVVRSSTPADAVNSNEKQTGIHNNGNTEVLRSSTPADAVNSNEKQTGIHLQGCESVKVDISLTNQPQECSSLTSPVLSVKPYETLSHQEGEGTTENDSHQKNGTVDWQQTTRDQMNNEQGNENRSDSEGQSVQSSAQNWTHPPASSPSNGCDFTSDFVPVAKTFETSEQDEKGRDFPSLAPKPSNGDLRGQASENNQSLSSNLPVQDGGHSWSGSNLVGGGEQLHKVTGDWGGYSPTPAKPSVEEWDSSLVSASSLKPSEMPSDYVAAPVSVSGQLTEPIPSHPTSIASSWQEILTETNEFCTLAADESVSDLLAEVEAMESLCGLATPTSTMNCGGEFTEGSKNDSISSEEGFSPAPEPGKGDALSSTCDLQLSEAMVTDEPLGARQASILDLQQRSGVHSSTSPELHGDRKPSDVSVNELEANASVDRLEANVSVDQLEANVSVDQMEAGEIPTTAPSKECWDMSSTDNPWKARLESRKTSLEAVQGNINANWGGSDPGGTNVLDLQQNSGVHSSTSTEVRRKPSNVSVNQLEANVSVNQLEPGEIQITAPSKESWDMSTADNPWKPRLESRETSCEAVQGNVNAGWGGDRGSTNMGWRGPDPGSANVGWRGGQGTIQGNTGASAGGMWEGQSRYGGDKSSGPRGRGFPSRDNIGFGKGRFVGNRQALYGNGNGGGSFRPPPRGQRVCKYHESGYCKKGASCSYLHP; from the exons ATGGACCTTCAGCAAATTCAGGTCTACAAGCCGGCTATCGGCGAGCACGCGGAGCGGCAGCCACGGGCGGCGGCGGACGGCGCGGCGGAGCTGAGGAGCGTCGATCAATGCGAATCCATCCGGCACCTCGACGATTCTCAGCTCCTCGTCGGAGCTTCGGAGGCGGTTGCGCGTAAGGAGGTTCATATGGCTGACGTGGCGGTGGTCAAAGAGGGGAAGAGTAGCGTAGTGGGGAGAAAGAGGCGGGGTCGGCCGCCGGGTGGGCAGGGGAGACCCAAAACGACGCCGTTGAGGAAGAAGAACGATGAGGAGGATGTTTGCTTTATTTGCTTCGATGGTGGGAGCTTAGTGCTTTGTGATCGGAG GGGATGTCCTAAGGCGTACCACCCCTCCTGCATCAAGCGGGACGAGGCCTTTTTCAAATCAAAGGCCAAATGGAATTGCG GTTGGCATATATGTAGCAGCTGCCAGAAGGCCTCCCATTATATGTGCTATACTTGTACATATTCATTGTGCAAGGGATGTATTAAAGATGCTGATTACCAATGCGTACGAGGAAACAAAGGATTTTGTGGAACATGTATGCGAACTATAATGCTAATTGAAAATGTGCAAGGGAATAAGGAAGCG GCTCAAGTGGATTTTGATGACAAAAGCAGCTGGGAGTATCTCTTCAAGGTGTACTGGATACTTCTGAAAGGGCAACTATCATTAACTCTGGATGAGCTCATTAAAGCTAAAAATCCATGGAAAGGAGCTGCTGCTGTTGTGGCTTGTAAGGGAGGAGCTTCGGGTGAAGTTCATATTGGTCATAAAACAAATGATTCAGGTTCTCTCAACTCTTGTCTGGACCTAGAAGCAGCAAATTCCTGTGGATCTCATAAAAAGCCTAGAATTGGTGACGGAGGGACGTCTTTAGCTGAAGGCACAAATTGGGCATCGAAGGAGCTCTTGGAGTTTGTTGCTCATATGAAAAATGGTGATGTATCCGTGTTATCTCAGTTTGATGTCCAGGCACTTTTGCTGGAgtacataaagaaaaataatctTCGCGACCCTCACCGAAAATGCCAAATTATTTGTGATCTGAGGCTCAGAAATCTGTTTGGGAAAGAATGTGTTGGTCACTTTGAAATGTTGAAGCTTCTTGAATATCACTACCTTATAAAGGAAAGTTCCGCGTCAGTGAAAAGTATTGGTGCTGGAGTTGTTAATGGTGTTGCTACCGAGATGGAGATTGATGGGAATTATGACAATCAAATGATGATGTGTAGTGATAAGAAGCGTAAAACACGTAAAAGGACTGATGAGAGAGTACCACCTACTAACCCAGATGCATATGCAGCTATTGATGTTCATAATATTAATTTGATCTACTTGCGGCGCAATTTGCTTGAGAATCTACTTGACGATGTTGATAAATTTCATGAAAGGGTTGTTGGTTCAATTGTGCGAATAAgaatttctagtagtgatcaAAAGCATGATACATATAGGCTTGTGCAAGTTATAG GGACCAACAAGGTTGCTGAAGGCTATAAAATTGGCACTCGAACAACTGATATGAAGCTTGAAATCTCAAACTTAGACAAGAAAGAGGTCTTACCAATTGATCAGATCTCTGATCAGGAATTCTCCCAG GATGAATGCAAACGGTTACATCAGAGTATAATATGTGGGCTGATCAAACgatttactgtg GGTGAGATTCAGGATAAAGCAATGGCACTTAGAGCATTTAGAGTAAATGAT GAGCTGGCAGCTGAGGTTTTACGGCTTAGGCACCTTCGTGATCGTGCAAGTGAAAAAGGACGTAGAAAGGA GCTGAGGGAGCTTGTGGAGAAATTACAGCTTCTGGACTCGCCGGAGGAACGTCATCGCAGACTGCGCGAAATTCCTGAAATACACATTGATCCTAAGATGGATCCAAGTTATGTGTCTGAAGACAACACTGGAGAATTAGACAAGAAACAAGGTCCCTACCATTCATTTC ATGGCAAGGTCAAAACAAGGAGATCCGTCTTTGGTAGAAAGGGAAGGGAATCTTTCTCTCCACGAAGGGAAGGTGGTATTTCAAATAATAGTGGAAGCAAGGCACAGAACAATCAAGTTAGAGAAGCATTGGGTATAAATGGATTGAATACAACAGCCAACCAGGCTAATCATTCTGGTTTGGTTCGTTGTGGTAGGAATAATGAGTCAGCGGTCGAATCTAATATATCTTCTGAGGTTGCATCAGAAAATTCATCAATGTCCTTTTCTGCAGTGATGAAGGCAAACCTACCTGTTGAGAGTTTTGAGATGGAGAAGATTTGGCACTACCAGGACCCCGCTGGAAAAGTTCAAGGACCATTTGCTATGGTACAGTTGTGCAAATGGGGTACAACTGGATTCTTCCCTCCAGATCATCGAATATGGAGGATAAATGAGAATCAGGATGACTCCATCCTTTTCACTGATGCATTGAAGGGGCAGTACTGTAAAAAACCATTGTTGCCACAGGACAGCAACATACAGTCTGAGGGATTGAAAGTTGCCTTGGATGGAAGAAACAATGTCTTGGATGGTGGATGGAACAAGAGTATGAATGCAACTCCGATAGATGGTAGAAAGGTTGAAGAGAGCTGGAACACAAAGCAACATGGTCAAAGCTTGCAGAATGGTGGTAATACTGAAGTTGTAAGGAGCAATACACCTGCAGATGCTGTCAATTCCAATGAGAAACAAACTGGAATCCATAATAGTGGTAATACTGAAGTTGTAAGGAGCAGTACACCTGCAGATGCTGTCAATTCCAATGAGAAACAAACTGGAATCCATAATAATGGCAATACTGAAGTTCTAAGGAGCAGTACACCTGCAGATGCTGTCAATTCTAATGAGAAGCAAACTGGAATCCATTTACAAGGATGTGAGTCAGTGAAGGTTGATATTTCTTTGACCAATCAGCCCCAAGAGTGTAGTTCACTAACTTCGCCTGTGTTGTCTGTGAAACCATATGAAACCCTGTCGCACCAAGAAGGGGAGGGTACAACTGAAAACGACTCTCATCAGAAGAATGGAACTGTGGATTGGCAACAGACTACTCGGGATCAAATGAATAATGAACAAGGTAATGAGAACCGATCTGATAGTGAGGGTCAGTCCGTGCAGTCTTCTGCACAAAACTGGACACACCCACCTGCAAGTAGTCCTTCAAATGGCTGTGATTTTACCTCTGACTTTGTTCCTGTGGCTAAAACATTTGAGACATCAGAACAAGATGAGAAGGGACGTGATTTTCCCAGTCTCGCTCCAAAACCAAGCAATGGAGACTTGCGAGGTCAGGCTTCTGAAAATAATCAGTCTCTGTCTTCAAATCTTCCTGTTCAGGATGGAGGACATAGCTGGAGTGGTTCTAATTTAGTTGGTGGTGGGGAACAACTTCACAAAGTAACTGGTGATTGGGGTGGGTATTCCCCAACCCCAGCCAAACCTTCTGTTGAGGAATGGGACTCCAGTCTTGTGTCTGCATCTTCTCTTAAACCAAGCGAGATGCCCAGTGATTACGTTGCCGCTCCTGTTTCAGTGAGTGGACAGCTGACTGAACCCATCCCTTCCCATCCTACCTCTATTGCATCTAGTTGGCAGGAAATTCTTACTGAAACCAATGAGTTTTGCACTTTAGCTGCTGATGAGTCAGTTTCAGATCTTCTGGCTGAAGTTGAAGCTATGGAGTCCCTGTGTGGCTTGGCTACCCCAACATCGACCATGAATTGTGGAGGGGAATTTACAGAGGGTTCAAAAAACGATAGCATCAGTTCTGAAGAGGGATTCAGCCCGGCACCTGAACCTGGAAAAGGTGATGCTTTAAGCTCGACATGCGATTTACAGTTGTCCGAAGCAATGGTGACAGATGAACCACTTGGGGCACGTCAGGCAAGCATTCTTGATCTACAACAAAGGTCTGGTGTGCATTCTTCCACAAGCCCTGAATTGCACGGAGACAGAAAGCCTAGTGATGTTTCAGTTAATGAACTGGAGGCAAATGCTTCAGTTGATCGATTGGAGGCAAATGTTTCAGTTGATCAATTGGAGGCAAATGTTTCAGTTGACCAAATGGAGGCAGGTGAGATCCCAACGACTGCTCCATCCAAGGAATGTTGGGACATGTCTAGTACAGACAATCCATGGAAAGCTAGGTTAGAAAGCAGAAAAACCAGTTTGGAAGCAGTTCAGGGAAATATAAATGCGAATTGGGGAGGATCAGACCCTGGAGGCACAAATGTGCTTGATCTACAGCAGAATTCGGGGGTACATTCATCCACAAGCACAGAAGTGCGGAGAAAGCCTAGTAATGTTTCAGTTAATCAACTGGAGGCAAATGTTTCAGTTAACCAATTGGAGCCAGGTGAAATCCAGATCACCGCACCATCCAAGGAAAGTTGGGACATGTCTACTGCAGACAATCCTTGGAAACCTAGGTTAGAAAGCAGAGAAACCAGTTGCGAAGCAGTTCAGGGAAATGTAAACGCTGGCTGGGGAGGAGACCGAGGAAGTACAAATATGGGTTGGAGAGGACCAGACCCGGGAAGTGCAAATGTGGGTTGGAGAGGAGGTCAGGGAACAATACAGGGAAACACAGGTGCTTCTGCCGGAGGGATGTGGGAAGGCCAGTCAAGATACGGAGGAGACAAATCCTCTGGTCCAAGAGGCCGGGGTTTTCCAAGTAGGGATAATATAGGTTTTGGTAAGGGTAGGTTTGTAGGGAACAGGCAGGCATTATATGGTAATGGGAATGGAGGAGGTTCATTCAGGCCGCCTCCTCGAGGCCAGCGGGTTTGTAAATATCATGAAAGTGGGTATTGCAAGAAGGGAGCATCGTGTAGTTACTTGCACCCatga
- the LOC112186673 gene encoding zinc finger CCCH domain-containing protein 44 isoform X2 — protein sequence MDLQQIQVYKPAIGEHAERQPRAAADGAAELRSVDQCESIRHLDDSQLLVGASEAVARKEVHMADVAVVKEGKSSVVGRKRRGRPPGGQGRPKTTPLRKKNDEEDVCFICFDGGSLVLCDRRGCPKAYHPSCIKRDEAFFKSKAKWNCGWHICSSCQKASHYMCYTCTYSLCKGCIKDADYQCVRGNKGFCGTCMRTIMLIENVQGNKEAAQVDFDDKSSWEYLFKVYWILLKGQLSLTLDELIKAKNPWKGAAAVVACKGGASGEVHIGHKTNDSGSLNSCLDLEAANSCGSHKKPRIGDGGTSLAEGTNWASKELLEFVAHMKNGDVSVLSQFDVQALLLEYIKKNNLRDPHRKCQIICDLRLRNLFGKECVGHFEMLKLLEYHYLIKESSASVKSIGAGVVNGVATEMEIDGNYDNQMMMCSDKKRKTRKRTDERVPPTNPDAYAAIDVHNINLIYLRRNLLENLLDDVDKFHERVVGSIVRIRISSSDQKHDTYRLVQVIGTNKVAEGYKIGTRTTDMKLEISNLDKKEVLPIDQISDQEFSQDECKRLHQSIICGLIKRFTVGEIQDKAMALRAFRVNDELAAEVLRLRHLRDRASEKGRRKELRELVEKLQLLDSPEERHRRLREIPEIHIDPKMDPSYVSEDNTGELDKKQDGKVKTRRSVFGRKGRESFSPRREGGISNNSGSKAQNNQVREALGINGLNTTANQANHSGLVRCGRNNESAVESNISSEVASENSSMSFSAVMKANLPVESFEMEKIWHYQDPAGKVQGPFAMVQLCKWGTTGFFPPDHRIWRINENQDDSILFTDALKGQYCKKPLLPQDSNIQSEGLKVALDGRNNVLDGGWNKSMNATPIDGRKVEESWNTKQHGQSLQNGGNTEVVRSNTPADAVNSNEKQTGIHNSGNTEVVRSSTPADAVNSNEKQTGIHNNGNTEVLRSSTPADAVNSNEKQTGIHLQGCESVKVDISLTNQPQECSSLTSPVLSVKPYETLSHQEGEGTTENDSHQKNGTVDWQQTTRDQMNNEQGNENRSDSEGQSVQSSAQNWTHPPASSPSNGCDFTSDFVPVAKTFETSEQDEKGRDFPSLAPKPSNGDLRGQASENNQSLSSNLPVQDGGHSWSGSNLVGGGEQLHKVTGDWGGYSPTPAKPSVEEWDSSLVSASSLKPSEMPSDYVAAPVSVSGQLTEPIPSHPTSIASSWQEILTETNEFCTLAADESVSDLLAEVEAMESLCGLATPTSTMNCGGEFTEGSKNDSISSEEGFSPAPEPGKGDALSSTCDLQLSEAMVTDEPLGARQASILDLQQRSGVHSSTSPELHGDRKPSDVSVNELEANASVDRLEANVSVDQLEANVSVDQMEAGEIPTTAPSKECWDMSSTDNPWKARLESRKTSLEAVQGNINANWGGSDPGGTNVLDLQQNSGVHSSTSTEVRRKPSNVSVNQLEANVSVNQLEPGEIQITAPSKESWDMSTADNPWKPRLESRETSCEAVQGNVNAGWGGDRGSTNMGWRGPDPGSANVGWRGGQGTIQGNTGASAGGMWEGQSRYGGDKSSGPRGRGFPSRDNIGFGKGRFVGNRQALYGNGNGGGSFRPPPRGQRVCKYHESGYCKKGASCSYLHP from the exons ATGGACCTTCAGCAAATTCAGGTCTACAAGCCGGCTATCGGCGAGCACGCGGAGCGGCAGCCACGGGCGGCGGCGGACGGCGCGGCGGAGCTGAGGAGCGTCGATCAATGCGAATCCATCCGGCACCTCGACGATTCTCAGCTCCTCGTCGGAGCTTCGGAGGCGGTTGCGCGTAAGGAGGTTCATATGGCTGACGTGGCGGTGGTCAAAGAGGGGAAGAGTAGCGTAGTGGGGAGAAAGAGGCGGGGTCGGCCGCCGGGTGGGCAGGGGAGACCCAAAACGACGCCGTTGAGGAAGAAGAACGATGAGGAGGATGTTTGCTTTATTTGCTTCGATGGTGGGAGCTTAGTGCTTTGTGATCGGAG GGGATGTCCTAAGGCGTACCACCCCTCCTGCATCAAGCGGGACGAGGCCTTTTTCAAATCAAAGGCCAAATGGAATTGCG GTTGGCATATATGTAGCAGCTGCCAGAAGGCCTCCCATTATATGTGCTATACTTGTACATATTCATTGTGCAAGGGATGTATTAAAGATGCTGATTACCAATGCGTACGAGGAAACAAAGGATTTTGTGGAACATGTATGCGAACTATAATGCTAATTGAAAATGTGCAAGGGAATAAGGAAGCG GCTCAAGTGGATTTTGATGACAAAAGCAGCTGGGAGTATCTCTTCAAGGTGTACTGGATACTTCTGAAAGGGCAACTATCATTAACTCTGGATGAGCTCATTAAAGCTAAAAATCCATGGAAAGGAGCTGCTGCTGTTGTGGCTTGTAAGGGAGGAGCTTCGGGTGAAGTTCATATTGGTCATAAAACAAATGATTCAGGTTCTCTCAACTCTTGTCTGGACCTAGAAGCAGCAAATTCCTGTGGATCTCATAAAAAGCCTAGAATTGGTGACGGAGGGACGTCTTTAGCTGAAGGCACAAATTGGGCATCGAAGGAGCTCTTGGAGTTTGTTGCTCATATGAAAAATGGTGATGTATCCGTGTTATCTCAGTTTGATGTCCAGGCACTTTTGCTGGAgtacataaagaaaaataatctTCGCGACCCTCACCGAAAATGCCAAATTATTTGTGATCTGAGGCTCAGAAATCTGTTTGGGAAAGAATGTGTTGGTCACTTTGAAATGTTGAAGCTTCTTGAATATCACTACCTTATAAAGGAAAGTTCCGCGTCAGTGAAAAGTATTGGTGCTGGAGTTGTTAATGGTGTTGCTACCGAGATGGAGATTGATGGGAATTATGACAATCAAATGATGATGTGTAGTGATAAGAAGCGTAAAACACGTAAAAGGACTGATGAGAGAGTACCACCTACTAACCCAGATGCATATGCAGCTATTGATGTTCATAATATTAATTTGATCTACTTGCGGCGCAATTTGCTTGAGAATCTACTTGACGATGTTGATAAATTTCATGAAAGGGTTGTTGGTTCAATTGTGCGAATAAgaatttctagtagtgatcaAAAGCATGATACATATAGGCTTGTGCAAGTTATAG GGACCAACAAGGTTGCTGAAGGCTATAAAATTGGCACTCGAACAACTGATATGAAGCTTGAAATCTCAAACTTAGACAAGAAAGAGGTCTTACCAATTGATCAGATCTCTGATCAGGAATTCTCCCAG GATGAATGCAAACGGTTACATCAGAGTATAATATGTGGGCTGATCAAACgatttactgtg GGTGAGATTCAGGATAAAGCAATGGCACTTAGAGCATTTAGAGTAAATGAT GAGCTGGCAGCTGAGGTTTTACGGCTTAGGCACCTTCGTGATCGTGCAAGTGAAAAAGGACGTAGAAAGGA GCTGAGGGAGCTTGTGGAGAAATTACAGCTTCTGGACTCGCCGGAGGAACGTCATCGCAGACTGCGCGAAATTCCTGAAATACACATTGATCCTAAGATGGATCCAAGTTATGTGTCTGAAGACAACACTGGAGAATTAGACAAGAAACAAG ATGGCAAGGTCAAAACAAGGAGATCCGTCTTTGGTAGAAAGGGAAGGGAATCTTTCTCTCCACGAAGGGAAGGTGGTATTTCAAATAATAGTGGAAGCAAGGCACAGAACAATCAAGTTAGAGAAGCATTGGGTATAAATGGATTGAATACAACAGCCAACCAGGCTAATCATTCTGGTTTGGTTCGTTGTGGTAGGAATAATGAGTCAGCGGTCGAATCTAATATATCTTCTGAGGTTGCATCAGAAAATTCATCAATGTCCTTTTCTGCAGTGATGAAGGCAAACCTACCTGTTGAGAGTTTTGAGATGGAGAAGATTTGGCACTACCAGGACCCCGCTGGAAAAGTTCAAGGACCATTTGCTATGGTACAGTTGTGCAAATGGGGTACAACTGGATTCTTCCCTCCAGATCATCGAATATGGAGGATAAATGAGAATCAGGATGACTCCATCCTTTTCACTGATGCATTGAAGGGGCAGTACTGTAAAAAACCATTGTTGCCACAGGACAGCAACATACAGTCTGAGGGATTGAAAGTTGCCTTGGATGGAAGAAACAATGTCTTGGATGGTGGATGGAACAAGAGTATGAATGCAACTCCGATAGATGGTAGAAAGGTTGAAGAGAGCTGGAACACAAAGCAACATGGTCAAAGCTTGCAGAATGGTGGTAATACTGAAGTTGTAAGGAGCAATACACCTGCAGATGCTGTCAATTCCAATGAGAAACAAACTGGAATCCATAATAGTGGTAATACTGAAGTTGTAAGGAGCAGTACACCTGCAGATGCTGTCAATTCCAATGAGAAACAAACTGGAATCCATAATAATGGCAATACTGAAGTTCTAAGGAGCAGTACACCTGCAGATGCTGTCAATTCTAATGAGAAGCAAACTGGAATCCATTTACAAGGATGTGAGTCAGTGAAGGTTGATATTTCTTTGACCAATCAGCCCCAAGAGTGTAGTTCACTAACTTCGCCTGTGTTGTCTGTGAAACCATATGAAACCCTGTCGCACCAAGAAGGGGAGGGTACAACTGAAAACGACTCTCATCAGAAGAATGGAACTGTGGATTGGCAACAGACTACTCGGGATCAAATGAATAATGAACAAGGTAATGAGAACCGATCTGATAGTGAGGGTCAGTCCGTGCAGTCTTCTGCACAAAACTGGACACACCCACCTGCAAGTAGTCCTTCAAATGGCTGTGATTTTACCTCTGACTTTGTTCCTGTGGCTAAAACATTTGAGACATCAGAACAAGATGAGAAGGGACGTGATTTTCCCAGTCTCGCTCCAAAACCAAGCAATGGAGACTTGCGAGGTCAGGCTTCTGAAAATAATCAGTCTCTGTCTTCAAATCTTCCTGTTCAGGATGGAGGACATAGCTGGAGTGGTTCTAATTTAGTTGGTGGTGGGGAACAACTTCACAAAGTAACTGGTGATTGGGGTGGGTATTCCCCAACCCCAGCCAAACCTTCTGTTGAGGAATGGGACTCCAGTCTTGTGTCTGCATCTTCTCTTAAACCAAGCGAGATGCCCAGTGATTACGTTGCCGCTCCTGTTTCAGTGAGTGGACAGCTGACTGAACCCATCCCTTCCCATCCTACCTCTATTGCATCTAGTTGGCAGGAAATTCTTACTGAAACCAATGAGTTTTGCACTTTAGCTGCTGATGAGTCAGTTTCAGATCTTCTGGCTGAAGTTGAAGCTATGGAGTCCCTGTGTGGCTTGGCTACCCCAACATCGACCATGAATTGTGGAGGGGAATTTACAGAGGGTTCAAAAAACGATAGCATCAGTTCTGAAGAGGGATTCAGCCCGGCACCTGAACCTGGAAAAGGTGATGCTTTAAGCTCGACATGCGATTTACAGTTGTCCGAAGCAATGGTGACAGATGAACCACTTGGGGCACGTCAGGCAAGCATTCTTGATCTACAACAAAGGTCTGGTGTGCATTCTTCCACAAGCCCTGAATTGCACGGAGACAGAAAGCCTAGTGATGTTTCAGTTAATGAACTGGAGGCAAATGCTTCAGTTGATCGATTGGAGGCAAATGTTTCAGTTGATCAATTGGAGGCAAATGTTTCAGTTGACCAAATGGAGGCAGGTGAGATCCCAACGACTGCTCCATCCAAGGAATGTTGGGACATGTCTAGTACAGACAATCCATGGAAAGCTAGGTTAGAAAGCAGAAAAACCAGTTTGGAAGCAGTTCAGGGAAATATAAATGCGAATTGGGGAGGATCAGACCCTGGAGGCACAAATGTGCTTGATCTACAGCAGAATTCGGGGGTACATTCATCCACAAGCACAGAAGTGCGGAGAAAGCCTAGTAATGTTTCAGTTAATCAACTGGAGGCAAATGTTTCAGTTAACCAATTGGAGCCAGGTGAAATCCAGATCACCGCACCATCCAAGGAAAGTTGGGACATGTCTACTGCAGACAATCCTTGGAAACCTAGGTTAGAAAGCAGAGAAACCAGTTGCGAAGCAGTTCAGGGAAATGTAAACGCTGGCTGGGGAGGAGACCGAGGAAGTACAAATATGGGTTGGAGAGGACCAGACCCGGGAAGTGCAAATGTGGGTTGGAGAGGAGGTCAGGGAACAATACAGGGAAACACAGGTGCTTCTGCCGGAGGGATGTGGGAAGGCCAGTCAAGATACGGAGGAGACAAATCCTCTGGTCCAAGAGGCCGGGGTTTTCCAAGTAGGGATAATATAGGTTTTGGTAAGGGTAGGTTTGTAGGGAACAGGCAGGCATTATATGGTAATGGGAATGGAGGAGGTTCATTCAGGCCGCCTCCTCGAGGCCAGCGGGTTTGTAAATATCATGAAAGTGGGTATTGCAAGAAGGGAGCATCGTGTAGTTACTTGCACCCatga